In a genomic window of Rhizophagus irregularis chromosome 11, complete sequence:
- a CDS encoding uncharacterized protein (SECRETED:cutsite_ANS-KY; SECRETED:prob_0.3538); SECRETED:SignalP(1-20) — translation MNENFIFYILIVLVTVMANSKYTVAGSIVTKVFDIKDDTIAYWTPEKMRDAISLTTNESENNNKTRNAIPLTTNKSGNNKTNYRTKRDRPVKKSNFNPYVPYGKLFFHNTGDGKDYFCTASVIRTENGNIGLTGAHCIYDQNNNWSSNMVFCPGFENGECPVSIPVKGGSVEVVNGNYYYDYGMIKFNYDQGKLQDKTGCFDWDTNPGDTVNDITVIGYPINGEIANCKKDGSSLCQWSGSSFRSGSFRYVPINTGSGSSGGPWIRTYDSKSQTGWVIGSTSASSPGSTNSAIYSYDEFTKLINEASKL, via the coding sequence atgaatgaaaattttatattttacatattgaTTGTACTGGTGACAGTCATGGctaattcaaaatatacggTTGCAGGTTCTATAGTTACTAAAGTATTTGACATTAAAGACGATACGATTGCTTATTGGACACCTGAAAAAATGAGAGATGCAATATCCTTAACAACTAATGaatctgaaaataataataaaacgaGAAATGCAATACCCTTAACAACTAATAAATCTGGAAATAATAAAACCAATTATCGTACTAAAAGAGATCGGCCAGTGAAGAAATCGAATTTTAATCCCTATGTTCCttatggaaaattattttttcataacaCCGGCGATGGTAAAGATTATTTTTGTACTGCTAGTGTAATTAGGACTGAAAATGGAAATATCGGGCTTACTGGCGCACATTGTATTtatgatcaaaataataattggtCTTCAAATATGGTTTTTTGCCCCGGGTTTGAAAATGGGGAATGTCCGGTTTCTATCCCCGTTAAAGGAGGTTCTGTAGAAGTAGTAAATGGCaactattattatgattacGGCATGATTAAGTTCAATTACGATCAGGGTAAATTGCAAGACAAAACAGGATGTTTCGACTGGGATACTAATCCTGGAGATACAGTTAATGATATCACTGTAATAGGCTATCCAATAAATGGTGAAATTGCAAATTGTAAAAAAGATGGAAGTTCCCTTTGTCAATGGAGTGGGAGTTCGTTTAGATCAGGTAGTTTTAGATACGTACCTATAAATACCGGAAGTGGTTCAAGCGGAGGCCCTTGGATTAGAACATATGACAGTAAATCTCAAACAGGCTGGGTAATTGGTAGTACAAGCGCTAGTTCACCTGGTTCAACTAATTCAGCCATATATTCTTACGACGAATTCACGAAACTAATAAATGAGGCTTCAAAACTTTAA
- a CDS encoding uncharacterized protein (SECRETED:cutsite_VIA-VK; SECRETED:prob_0.4763); SECRETED:SignalP(1-22) has product MNLIKSILIFILACLNVSAVIAVKVPFDVYPPNDGTKSYYVKGENGVKIFVDEKGDPTKTTILFSSAFLHSRTTWDPQWFDPELNKKFHLVRYDYRGLGRSDKPDNENSYSYDINGEDLSAVIRKISSKKKKKIVLVGWSLGIPITLTFMKNHPDMKIDGFIAVCGPVNDTIINLVDPPLSNIIKKSYDKVFLGIDEFMKLFPFKPFSDELHAYLLGNAFTSTSGYRKTVTKPFNLDEFYSSLTIPTLHIIGEKDALLIMEHSLYFASLKKNSKTIIYKNIGHSPSWENTKEFNKDMMKYVSNI; this is encoded by the exons atgaatttaattaaatccattttaatttttattcttgcTTGCCTCAACGTCTCTGCAGTAATTGCAGTAAAAGTTCCATTTGACGTTTATCCTCCAAATGATGGTACTAAAAGTTATTATGTTAAAGGAGAAAATggagtaaaaatttttgtagatGAAAAAGGAGATCCAACGAAAACAACAATTCTCTTTTCAAGTGCATTTCTCCATTCAAGAACAACTTGGGATCCACAATGGTTTGACCccgaattaaataaaaaatttcatctcGTAAGGTATGATTATCGTGGTTTGGGTAGGAGCGATAAACCCGATAACGAGAATTCATATTCATACGATATAAATGGCGAAGACCTTTCCGCTGTGATTAGGAAAAtttcttctaaaaaaaaaaagaaaattgtatTGGTTGGATGGTCATTGGGTATACCTATAACTTTaacttttatgaaaaatcatCCTGATATGAAAATTGATGGCTTTATAGCAGTTTGTGGTCCCGTTAATGATACAATAATAAACTTAGTTGATCCTCCTCttagtaatataattaaaaaaagttatgatAAGGTTTTTCTTGGAATAGATGagtttatgaaattatttccttttaaaCCATTTAGCGATGAATTACATGCATATTTATTGGGTAATGCCTTTACGTCTACTTCCGGATATCGTAAAACAGTTACTa aaccATTCAATTTAGATGAATTTTATAGTTCTTTAACTATACCTACTTTACATATCATTGGAGAAAAGGATGCATTGCTTATTATGGAACATAGCCTTTATTTTgcttctttgaaaaaaaatagtaaaactattatatataagaatattGGTCATAGTCCTTCATGGGAAAATACTAAAGAATTTAACAAAGATATGATGAAATATGTTAGTAacatttaa